In the Uranotaenia lowii strain MFRU-FL chromosome 1, ASM2978415v1, whole genome shotgun sequence genome, tcacacaaaaataaaacaatcaagCGATCCAAAGGTGATTTGTAATCTTACTTTAGGGTTCTGCTGGCAAGCAGTTTTCCGAAATTATCTGGGCCAGCGTTGGCGATTCTCATGCCATGGGTCAGCAGCCGATAACGTTCCTTCGGCAGGTAAGTGTTCTTGTTGTGGTCTCCTAATAGTTGGGTTGTTATGTTTTTATATTGACTTTAATGGGGCATGACctgaaacaaacattttaaaataaatacgcATTGTTCATTAGTGGTTGGCAAAATGTGTCCTGTGTTTGCCTTTCGCGTAAAATTTAAGTCTTCTTTTCATTCGCTTTGTTGAcctcatttttgtaaattatagaAATTGTTAGGTAGAAGAATTGGTAAAGGAAATAAAGAACAGacggataggcaagcatcagatgagcttcgtaggataaagttttggataggtgttgaacATTTTAAGTCTAGGGTATTTTTGTATTGGAAAGCATGAAGTGTTGTGGTACGATCttgccgtacaacagactactctgtataggaagcgtgatcgacttttgattCCACATTCCTGaacacagcaggccagttgAATTGTGTACTGTGAAAACACAATCGTACACAATAATTGTGTATATTAAATATgtcatttttaaagaattaggcagagcatttacaaaaaatgtatttattcaGTAGTGGATAGACAAGAGTGGAAGTGAAAATTTAACTGAGACTAAAGTCAATGATTACTGTGATAACTGTTTGTCAGTAACTAAGCACATAGCTGATGGTTGCTATACTTAACATCCCTGCTCAACCAGATATGCTCAGCTTGGATCGCAGCTTCTCGAAAGGTCCTTTCGCCAGTCCTTTGGTGAATATATCCGCAATTTGATCCGTTATAGGTACGTAGATAATTTTGAAGAATCCATCTTGAACCTTCTCACGAATGAAGTGAAAACGGATGTCAACATGCTTCATTCCTTCCATTCATTGTGTTCCTTCGGTTCCTCCGATATTCGAAAGCAAGATTGGTTATCTTCGAACATCGGAACGGGCTTGATGATCTTGATATCCAGTTCCAGCAACAAGTTCCGTAACCAAATACCTTCGCAGATTGCATAGCTCAGCGAAATGTATTCGGCCTCTGTTGACGATAATGCCACACAATTCTGTTTTCGGGTCATCCAGGAAACGGTACTGCCAAAAACTTTGCACAGGTTCCCAGATATCGATTTTCTGTCTTCCAGGTTTCCCCAGTCAGCATCAGCATATCCTTGCAAAGGTTCGCCATCGTCCGACCGTTGGTACTCCAATCCATAGTTTACCGTTTGCTTTAGGTACCGCAAACCCCGTTTTAGATTACTCCAGTGTACATCGGTAGGAGCCGATTAGAATCTGCTGAAGTAATTCACCGCTGCGCTGATTTCTGGTTTTAAAGCCAAAGCCAAATAGATCAAACAGCCGATCAGCTCCCGAAACGGCTGCACGGCTGCCTCAACACTTCGGGTCTTCAATTTCAGGTTTGGTTCCAGTGGAGTTGCGCATGGTTTGCAACCTGCCATTTTGAATCTGCTTAGCAGGTTCACGACGTATTTCGGTTGACTAATCTTCATTCGACCGCGCCTCTGATCGTAATCCACCTTCAGCCCGAGAAAATGCTTTATCAGACCCATGTCCGACATTTCGAAATGCGTAGACAGTTTGGATTTGATGTCGTCGACTTCCTCTCGACTGTTTGAGACCAACAAAATGTCATCCACGTACAGCAGCAAATAGACAACATTCGTTTTGTCTTTCTTCGTGTAGAGACAGGTGTCGATCTTCGAACGTAGGAATCCTATTTGAAGCGCGAATTTGTTGAACTCCTCGTTCCAACTCCTCGGTGCTTGTTTTAGCCCATACAAGGACTTCCTCAACCGACAGACGAGATGCGGTCCGCCCCGCTCAAATTCAACAGGCTGACGCATGAAAATTTCTTCCTTCAGGATGCCGTTAAGGAAGGCCGTCTTGACATCCATTTGGTGCACATTTCCCATTTGATTTGCAACCGCCAACAGCACTCTGAGGGTTGCAATTTTCGCAACAGGAGTATATGTCTCGTCGTAGTCGAAGCCTTTCCTCTGCGAAAAACCTTTGGCCACCAGCCTCGCCTTGTATCGGTCAACATTACCAGCCTCGTCACGCTTGATTCGGAAAACCCACTTGCATTCCACCAGATTCTTTCCGGTAGGTTTCGGAACAAGCTCCCATGTTTCGTTCTTGCTCAAGGATTCCATCTCACTATCGATCGCCTTCTTCCAATCGTCACGCTTCTTCAATTCAGCGATCGTCGTCGGAATGTTTTCCACATACGCTTCTGCATTAAGCGTATACGCCAGAATCGAACCATCACTCGCCATCGGGGAACCTGACAAATAAGTACCAGCAGTATTGGCTCCAAAGTTGGTAATGAAATCTTTCAACTTACCAGGTAGCGTGCGCTCCCGACCGCTGCGCCTCGTTGACACTTCTGTAGAACAGTTGTCACGTTCTTGGTGCGGTGGGAGCGCGAAGTCTGGATCGCTGTCTTCGTCATCAGTCATGCAATCGGAATCAGTCGTCATTTCCGGATGCATTGCATCAGCACACTGCTCCGATTCGTCCACACCAGGTTCGCTCGACACCTCAAGGATTTCCGGTTCATGTGTTTCCCCACGCCTTGGAAAAACATCATCTGGGCTTGATTCTGGTCCATCACTGGGCTTGACGTCATCTTCAGTAGCAGCTTCAAAATAACGGTAAGATTTTTGAACCACACTGGACCATTTCAGATTTTCGTCGAAAATCACATCTCTCGAGATGATCAGCTTGCGTTTCCTTGGATCCCAAATTCGATAGCCATTGGGAGCGAATCCAACCATTACGTTTTTCTCCGTCTTGCTGTCCAACTTGTGTCGTTTTGCTTTCGGCACCCAAGTGTACGCCACCGAAGCAAAAACACGCATTTTGTCGACCTCAGGTTTCCGATCATACCAAATTTCATACGGTGTTTTCTTGCAGTTCACAGAAGACGTAGGACTTCGGTTCAGGATGTAGGCAGTCGAACTCACCGCCTCATCCCACATTTCCTTCGGAAAGCCAGCTTCCTGCAACATCGATCTCGCTCTCTCCAACAACGTGCGGTTCATCCGCTCAGCTGCTCCATTCTGTTGCGGACTGTACGGTGCGGTCGGCTCCAGTTGAATCCCTTCGGTGCGGCAAAAATTCTTGAAGGAAGCGGACATATACTCCCCACTTTTGTCGCATCGAAGACGGGAAATTTTCGCCCCGAAATAAGCTGTTGCTGCTGCCTTGTACTCCTTGAACTTTTCCAGCACCTCATCCTTCGTCGCTATTGGATACACCACCGTAAAATGGCTAAAATCTTCGATGAACGTGACAAAATAACGTTTGCCATCCCACGTTTTCGGATTGAACGGCCCTAAACGTCGGAGTGTATCAATTCAAGTAGACGTGTTGATCGCTTACCACTGCTCACCGGGAACGGATGTCTCGTCTGCTTTCCACTGAGGCAGACCTCGCAAACTGTACCACCAGGCCATTTTGGGATTTCGGAATTCATTTCAACCATGCCGTACTGCCAAAGTTTCTTAATATTTCCTCGCCAAGATGTCCAAACCTTCGATGCCATAAACCGTACTCGTTTTGACTTTTACCATGGCATTCCCTTCCGATTTCATTTCGCGTAGGCTCATATCCAGGCTGTACAACTGGTCCAACCTTCGTCCCACGCAAATGATTTCGCCATCCAGTTCGATCGTCACATCTCCAGCCGCAATTTTCAACACCATTCCAGCGTCCTCCAAACTACGCACCGAGAATAGATTGCACTGTAGACCAGGAACATACAGCACTTCCTTTACTGTACCAGGTTTCTTCACGCCGTCGACAATCATATTGACACGTACTATTCCAGCCGACTCAGCAACCAACGTCTCATTACACTTGGCTACAGCGATGTGAATCTTGTTCTTCAATGGATGGAGCTCTTCGAAAAAAGACTTGTCATTGACCATGAGGTCCGTTGCTCCTGAGTCAAGAAACCAGGAAAACTTTTTTGTCGACTTGCTAGGTGCTAAGAGTGCCGTTGCGTTGCCCGTGGTTACCAGAAAACAAACTTCTTTTCCAGCCGCCATTTTTGCACCACCTCTCGATTTCTTTCCGGGCTTCCAGGCAAACTTGGGGTTCTTCTCGATGAGTTTTCCAGCCCTTTCCGCCTCGGGGCAGTCAACTTGCCTATGACCGTACTTCCCACAGCCAAAACATTTGAATCCTCGGAATTTTCCAGCAAATGCAGATTCGACAGACCTCACCTTGGTTCGACCATTTCACCTGCTCGTCCAAAAGCCGTTTTCTAACATATGCCATCGTCAGTTGCTCTGGTTGAATCGTTTCCACCGCTGTGATCAGAGCCTCGTAGGACTTTGGAAGTGAGAGCAAAAGCTGACAAACGACGTCTTCTTCTTCCAAATTCACCCCAGTCGCTCGCAACTCTCGTAGAACCTTCTCGAACTTCAGAAGGTATGCCTTGACGTCCTCTCCTTCCAGCAGTCGCAGTTCTTGAAATTGCTTCCGGAGATAAAGCTTACCGGCATTTCCGACACGTTCAAACGCATTACAGAGTGCGTCCCAGGCGTCCTTGGCGGTTCGCTTATCCTTAACGTAATCCAACTGGTCTTCGCCGATACGATAGATAAGCAGGTTCTTGCATTTCCTCTATCCTCCATTAGCACATCGACACGAAATTTCCAGTTACTGAAGTTCGTGCCGTCAAACAGCCACAACTTTTCTTCGCTAATCTTGCTGATCACGTTCAGGAACAAAACTAAGAACTACTTCCTTTTactctgggcccataacctaaaGAATTAGGCAgagcatttacaaaaaatgtatttattcaGAAATGGATACAGTGGAAGTGAAAATTTAACTGAGACTAAAGTCAATGATTACTGCGATAACTGTTTGTCAAGCACGTAGCTGATGGTTGCTATACTTAACAATTTGAAGTCTTCTCTTATTCgtcttatttttggattttgttaaatttaaaagcatttttttttaaattttttaaatatttatcaaatcaGCCGTTTttgagatttattttttcaatatatttaacttttatcattttttgtcatttttgttgatttagtaaattttataatttttgtctttctaTCTATCTAACGGCTGTTTTCAcaccttttttttacagattttgggTCTGGTCACCTATCCGCCACTCTTCGAGGACCCATCGATCCCGGAAGATGCCAAGGAACGGGCTCGAACGCTGCTATCCAGCTGCATGGGCAACTCTACCGGATCCTACACCGATTCCGTGGGAATTGAGATTATCCGACACCATCTGGCCCAGTACATTACCGAAAGAGATGGAGGAATCCCATCGGATCCGGATAACGTCATGCTCACGGACGGAGCTTCGGCGGGGATCAAATCTTTGCTGGTGCTGTTACGATGTAATTTCGAAGACAAACGAACCGGTGTCATGATCCCAATTCCTCAGTATCCCTTATTTAGAGCCTCGATTACGGAACTTGAGATGGCACAAATTTCCTATCATTTGGATGAGGAAAAAAACTGGGCTGTAGACGTCGAAGAATTAAAACGGGCTCTTGAAAATGCCAAGAAAACATGTGTCCCTCGGGTTTTGGTTATTATCAATCCGGGTAATCCGACCGGACAGGTGCTAACCCGTGAAAATATCAAGGAAATCATTAAGTTCGCTCATGACAAAAAACTGATCGTGTTTGCTGATGAAGTTTATCAAGAAAACACCTACGGCTCTAATGAGTTCCACTCTTTCAAAAAGGTCATGACTGAGATGGGCCCACCTTACAACTCCCTAGAACTCTGTAGTTTTATGACCTGCTCGAAAGGGTACTTGGGTGAGTGCGGTTTTCGAGGGGGTTCCTTTGAGGTTGTTAACCTGGATCCCGGCGTCAAGGCCATGTTGATGAAGAGTCTTACAGTACAGACCTGCCCGAACATTTTTGGGCAAATAATCACTGATATCATGGCTGCTCCTCCGAAACTTGGTGACCCTTCCTATGATTTGTTCATCAAGGAGAAACAAGAACGCCTCCAATCTCTCCAAGAACGAGCGGATATTGTGACCGAGGCGCTCAATTCGATGAAAGGATTGGCATGTACTCCGGTGCAGGGAGCGATGTACGCTTTTCCGCAGCTGCGATTGCCTCCGAAGGCTCTAGACGCGGCCAAGGCAGCCGGCCAGGAACCTGATTATTTCTACGCTTTGCAGCTGCTGGAGAAAACTGGTAAGTGTGTCCTTAGATAAGGAGGTTTTGGAACTCTGAACTGAACAGGGATTTTATGGCTCCACCTTTGCTGCTTTTGAGAAGGCTACAGTAGGGGAAAACCTGTATACTGTACagatctctggagccacttttccTTCTGTTCGAAGCCTCTGTTGTTATTTCCTAATGACATACAAGTTTCCTAGCAAAGCGTCTTGCTTCTACAAAAGTTGCTGGCTGTTTGATGACTTCTGTCTTGCTGAAATCCGGTTTTTTTTGGAAGTCGTGACGGACCCTTGGCTTCCTTGGAGCACCGTGATGTCGTTCGCTTTTGCTTGAGACGAGAGAATAGAAATGGgagaaaagagaaagaaaaaagatCTATGGGGCACAAAGCCGTAAGCGGT is a window encoding:
- the LOC129740018 gene encoding alanine aminotransferase 2-like encodes the protein MGLVTLDNINPAIRSMEHVVRGPLFLRAVALEKELKQGSAGKQFSEIIWASVGDSHAMGQQPITFLRQILGLVTYPPLFEDPSIPEDAKERARTLLSSCMGNSTGSYTDSVGIEIIRHHLAQYITERDGGIPSDPDNVMLTDGASAGIKSLLVLLRCNFEDKRTGVMIPIPQYPLFRASITELEMAQISYHLDEEKNWAVDVEELKRALENAKKTCVPRVLVIINPGNPTGQVLTRENIKEIIKFAHDKKLIVFADEVYQENTYGSNEFHSFKKVMTEMGPPYNSLELCSFMTCSKGYLGECGFRGGSFEVVNLDPGVKAMLMKSLTVQTCPNIFGQIITDIMAAPPKLGDPSYDLFIKEKQERLQSLQERADIVTEALNSMKGLACTPVQGAMYAFPQLRLPPKALDAAKAAGQEPDYFYALQLLEKTGICMVPGSIFGQKPGTYHLRTTILPQLELLKVMLKKLRQFHEQFMDEYK